One Candidatus Uhrbacteria bacterium DNA window includes the following coding sequences:
- a CDS encoding polymer-forming cytoskeletal protein encodes MSKEHLTTIATGVKVEGDFVSEGDVVIEGEVSGTVKTKAHLHVGGGARISADVSAKSAVIAGSVVGNLAVEERLELQEGSSVEGDIRTSILSIAPGARVNGHLAMGPAGGAEREAA; translated from the coding sequence ATGTCGAAAGAGCATCTGACAACTATTGCCACGGGAGTCAAAGTAGAAGGGGATTTTGTAAGCGAGGGGGATGTCGTCATTGAGGGGGAGGTATCGGGAACGGTGAAGACAAAGGCCCATTTACACGTGGGGGGAGGCGCGCGGATCTCTGCAGACGTGTCTGCCAAGAGTGCCGTCATTGCCGGATCGGTCGTGGGAAACCTGGCAGTGGAGGAGCGGTTGGAGTTACAGGAAGGTTCGTCGGTGGAAGGGGACATTCGTACAAGCATTCTCAGTATTGCTCCTGGGGCCAGGGTGAACGGGCACTTGGCGATGGGACCGGCCGGAGGCGCAGAGCGCGAAGCGGCGTAA
- the argS gene encoding arginine--tRNA ligase: MYALQSAKQEVLQALKGALGKGASPHIADLESPRSPDFGDVSFPCFTLSKILKRSPVELATEIAAKIGAKGFIAKAEAKGPYVNFWLSHEALAARVLKEIKTAKDKYGHSTHGAGKRVLVEYANLNTHKEVHVGHLRNLSLGAAVVEILAAAGYEAIPVSYINDLGNNVARCLWGYKKFYPDKKIEPATVNTFLGEVYTKATRALEEDEAARVEVSVVQRELEEGKGEWAKLWKQTNKASLAGLKVAFKDYGLRLEKIYLESQNLKETKRIVQDLIKKGIAVHSEGAWVVRLEDEGLGVSILVKTDGTHLYNAKDLALAARKERDYHPDRSVIVLDVRQSLPMQQLFATLRLMGFQKEFIHLSFGHVSLPEGAMSSRKGNFIRYEDVMRQMIDLATVETRTRHTNWKDKKINSVARKLAYGAVKFSMLRVDPDKPVVFDMKEALSFDGYHAPYLFYTLARCRGILDKQSKKMDHLSHVPKSSAEEELVRLLAHYPEVILEVAMDYQISRLTQFLFTLGQAFSRWYAEAPILAEEDLKLRARRLSVVEAVSQVMKNGVHLLGMEPLEEM, encoded by the coding sequence ATGTACGCTCTCCAAAGCGCCAAGCAAGAAGTTCTGCAAGCTCTGAAAGGAGCGCTTGGCAAAGGCGCCTCGCCGCACATTGCCGATCTTGAATCTCCGCGGTCTCCTGACTTTGGCGACGTGTCGTTCCCCTGTTTTACTCTCTCCAAAATCCTCAAGCGTTCTCCGGTGGAGTTGGCAACCGAGATCGCGGCGAAAATCGGCGCGAAGGGCTTTATTGCAAAGGCCGAGGCAAAAGGCCCATATGTCAACTTTTGGTTGAGCCATGAAGCGCTTGCCGCTCGAGTGCTTAAGGAGATCAAAACGGCAAAGGACAAGTATGGACACAGCACGCATGGGGCCGGCAAGCGCGTGCTGGTGGAGTACGCCAACCTCAACACACACAAAGAGGTCCACGTGGGACACCTGCGCAACCTTTCGCTTGGTGCGGCGGTCGTTGAAATTCTCGCGGCGGCGGGTTATGAGGCTATCCCTGTTTCTTACATCAACGACTTGGGGAATAATGTGGCACGCTGTCTGTGGGGGTACAAGAAGTTTTATCCTGACAAAAAGATCGAGCCCGCGACGGTCAATACATTTTTGGGCGAGGTCTACACGAAGGCGACGCGTGCGCTGGAAGAGGACGAGGCGGCGCGTGTCGAAGTATCGGTTGTTCAGCGCGAGCTTGAAGAAGGCAAAGGGGAGTGGGCAAAGCTGTGGAAGCAGACGAACAAAGCGTCCCTTGCCGGTCTTAAGGTTGCGTTCAAAGATTACGGTCTCCGTCTTGAAAAGATCTATCTGGAGAGCCAAAACTTGAAGGAGACGAAGCGCATCGTGCAAGATCTTATTAAGAAGGGAATCGCGGTGCACAGTGAAGGAGCGTGGGTGGTGCGGCTTGAGGATGAAGGACTTGGGGTGAGCATCCTTGTCAAAACCGACGGCACGCATTTGTATAATGCGAAGGACTTAGCGCTTGCGGCGCGCAAGGAGCGCGATTACCACCCGGACCGATCTGTGATCGTGCTTGATGTGCGCCAGTCGCTCCCCATGCAACAACTCTTCGCCACCCTGCGTCTCATGGGGTTCCAAAAGGAATTCATCCACCTCTCCTTTGGCCACGTGTCGCTTCCAGAGGGAGCGATGTCATCGCGTAAGGGAAATTTTATTCGCTATGAAGATGTGATGCGGCAGATGATAGATCTTGCGACTGTGGAAACGCGCACGCGGCACACGAATTGGAAAGATAAAAAGATTAACTCCGTTGCGCGGAAGCTCGCGTATGGCGCGGTGAAGTTTTCCATGCTCCGCGTGGATCCGGATAAGCCGGTGGTTTTTGATATGAAGGAGGCGTTGTCGTTTGACGGCTATCATGCCCCCTACCTTTTTTATACACTCGCCCGCTGTCGGGGGATTTTAGATAAGCAATCAAAAAAGATGGACCACCTCTCGCATGTGCCAAAGAGTTCGGCGGAAGAGGAACTTGTGCGTCTCCTTGCACACTATCCGGAAGTGATTCTTGAGGTGGCGATGGATTACCAAATATCTCGCCTCACACAATTTCTGTTTACGCTAGGGCAAGCTTTCAGCCGGTGGTACGCCGAGGCACCTATTTTGGCCGAGGAAGACCTAAAACTCCGCGCGCGGCGCCTTTCGGTGGTCGAGGCGGTCTCGCAGGTGATGAAAAACGGGGTGCATCTGCTGGGGATGGAGCCGCTTGAAGAGATGTAA